One uncultured Methanobrevibacter sp. genomic window carries:
- a CDS encoding class I SAM-dependent methyltransferase, giving the protein MGIFENMRKPKGKLGNIQLKSMNKEHTPVALWNLMHLDIKSDDIILDVGCGGGININRMASKAKKVYGVDYSIESVKLSREVNEEYVSKGKVEVLEGNVLSLPFDDDKFDIVTAFETVYFWPDIEKAFGEVKRVLKPGGIFLIGMESNGSDNLPMKISQKLIDMTVYNDEELTQFLENNGYGEITVYLRDAKNKEEIVKSNGEVKRIADDYNHRAFTDKLVEWMTIVAKK; this is encoded by the coding sequence ATGGGAATTTTTGAAAATATGAGAAAGCCGAAAGGAAAACTTGGAAACATACAATTAAAATCTATGAACAAGGAACACACTCCAGTGGCATTGTGGAACCTGATGCATTTGGACATCAAAAGTGACGATATAATCTTGGATGTCGGATGCGGTGGAGGAATTAACATCAACAGAATGGCATCAAAGGCAAAAAAGGTATATGGCGTTGACTACAGCATTGAAAGTGTCAAACTGTCAAGAGAGGTCAATGAGGAATACGTCAGCAAGGGAAAGGTTGAAGTGCTTGAAGGAAATGTGTTGTCCCTGCCGTTTGATGATGACAAATTTGACATTGTAACAGCATTTGAAACAGTCTATTTCTGGCCAGATATTGAAAAGGCATTTGGTGAAGTTAAAAGGGTTTTAAAACCTGGTGGAATATTCCTGATTGGAATGGAGTCAAACGGATCAGACAATCTTCCTATGAAAATATCTCAAAAACTCATAGACATGACCGTTTATAATGATGAGGAGTTAACTCAATTTTTAGAAAACAACGGTTATGGTGAAATTACAGTATATCTGAGGGACGCAAAAAACAAAGAGGAAATTGTCAAGTCCAATGGTGAGGTAAAAAGGATTGCTGATGACTATAATCATCGGGCGTTTACCGATAAACTGGTAGAATGGATGACAATTGTTGCAAAAAAATAA
- a CDS encoding isoprenylcysteine carboxylmethyltransferase family protein, whose product MNDKDNHLPLFGVGPFLIFPIIIATATVILLSYYNMIPAFKSNGLIMAVIGIVLITLGIIFWLLAVLNSRIDKNIKSNKLVTTGIYALVRHTIYAAFLYAVTGLTFISNNLYLLILPVICWLILTIAMMKTEEKWLSINSVRVMPSIQEMYQDLFRS is encoded by the coding sequence ATGAACGATAAGGACAATCATCTGCCGCTTTTTGGAGTGGGACCATTTTTAATTTTTCCAATCATTATTGCAACAGCAACTGTAATTTTGTTGTCCTACTACAATATGATTCCCGCATTTAAGTCCAACGGATTGATAATGGCAGTTATTGGAATTGTATTGATTACTTTGGGAATCATTTTCTGGCTACTTGCGGTGTTAAACTCTAGAATCGACAAAAATATCAAATCAAACAAGCTGGTCACAACAGGGATTTACGCTTTGGTTAGACACACAATCTATGCTGCGTTTCTTTATGCAGTGACAGGTTTGACATTCATCTCCAATAATTTGTATCTGTTGATATTGCCTGTAATATGCTGGCTTATTTTGACAATAGCCATGATGAAAACAGAAGAGAAGTGGCTTTCGATAAATTCGGTGAGAGTTATGCCGAGTATTCAAGAAATGTATCAAGATTTGTTCCGTTCTTAA
- a CDS encoding Na+/H+ antiporter NhaC family protein, with product MNEKMKLGLVAAVSIILLFVLSLWISTTPANADNSVRFGILTLLPPLVAIALAFITKETILSLFIGVFVGEFMLCCNDLNIISTIINAFLDLGSQIISCMADPWNAGIILQCLLIGGVIQLITKMGGAKALADAFAKRADTPRKAQLFTWVLGLCVFFDDYANSLIVGPIMRPVMDKLKVSREKLAFVVDATAAPVAGIAIISTWIGLEISLIAAGFQSVGVTNVTGFGIFLQTIPYRFYNIFILLFIVISAITLYEFGPMKKAEQKARARKEDEEIVVPEAPGFDEVKPVEGIKLSVWNAIIPIGTLIIGALIAFYWSGYTTILGGEDQALITLMKTSPLSFNGIFEALSQSDASVALFQAALLASIVAIVMAVGERILTIEDAISEWIGGMKTIVITGVILLLAWSLGGVIGEVGTADYLVGVLSSTIPAWIVPSLIFILGALISFATGTAYGTMSILMPLAIPLAWAVSTGDMNFTIVCTSGVLTGAIFGDHCSPISDTTILSSMGTSCNHIDHVQTQIYYAIFVALVAILIGYIPAGLGVPFYVSLVAGVIVMFVGLRILGEKVDFEEVEEASS from the coding sequence ATGAATGAGAAAATGAAATTAGGATTAGTTGCTGCTGTTTCAATTATACTCCTTTTTGTTTTATCATTATGGATTTCAACAACACCGGCAAACGCTGACAATTCCGTTAGATTCGGAATATTAACATTATTACCGCCACTTGTTGCTATAGCATTGGCATTTATTACAAAAGAGACAATATTGTCATTATTCATCGGTGTTTTTGTTGGGGAATTCATGTTATGTTGCAATGATTTAAACATCATCTCAACTATAATCAATGCTTTCCTGGATTTAGGTTCACAGATTATTTCTTGTATGGCAGATCCATGGAATGCAGGAATCATTCTCCAATGTCTTCTCATTGGAGGAGTAATCCAATTGATTACAAAAATGGGTGGGGCAAAGGCTCTTGCTGACGCATTCGCTAAAAGGGCGGACACTCCAAGAAAAGCTCAACTGTTCACATGGGTTTTAGGATTATGTGTATTCTTTGACGATTATGCAAACTCATTGATTGTCGGTCCTATCATGAGGCCGGTAATGGACAAACTTAAAGTATCTAGAGAAAAATTGGCATTTGTTGTGGATGCAACTGCAGCTCCTGTAGCGGGAATTGCAATTATATCCACCTGGATTGGATTAGAAATCAGTTTAATTGCTGCCGGTTTCCAATCAGTTGGTGTGACCAACGTAACCGGATTTGGAATATTCCTTCAAACAATTCCATACAGATTCTACAATATATTTATCCTTTTATTCATTGTAATCTCAGCAATTACATTATATGAATTCGGTCCGATGAAAAAAGCAGAACAAAAAGCACGTGCCAGAAAAGAAGATGAAGAAATCGTTGTTCCTGAAGCACCTGGTTTTGATGAAGTAAAACCAGTTGAAGGAATCAAACTGTCTGTCTGGAATGCAATCATTCCTATTGGAACACTGATTATCGGTGCATTGATAGCATTCTACTGGAGCGGATACACCACCATTTTAGGTGGAGAAGACCAAGCTCTCATTACCTTGATGAAAACTTCACCGTTATCATTCAACGGTATATTTGAAGCATTATCACAATCTGACGCTTCCGTTGCACTCTTCCAGGCTGCACTTCTTGCATCCATCGTTGCAATCGTAATGGCTGTGGGTGAACGCATACTCACCATTGAAGATGCAATATCCGAATGGATCGGCGGTATGAAAACCATCGTTATCACCGGTGTAATCCTGCTTCTTGCATGGTCCCTTGGTGGAGTAATCGGTGAAGTTGGAACCGCTGATTATCTTGTTGGTGTTTTAAGCAGTACCATTCCTGCATGGATTGTACCTTCCCTGATTTTCATATTGGGTGCGCTGATTTCATTTGCAACAGGTACAGCATACGGTACAATGAGTATATTGATGCCATTGGCCATTCCTCTTGCATGGGCTGTAAGTACCGGAGACATGAACTTCACAATCGTATGTACAAGTGGAGTATTGACCGGTGCAATTTTCGGAGACCACTGTTCTCCAATCTCAGATACAACTATCCTTTCATCTATGGGTACAAGCTGTAACCACATTGACCACGTTCAAACACAAATCTATTATGCAATATTCGTTGCTTTAGTAGCAATACTCATTGGTTACATCCCAGCAGGTTTAGGCGTACCGTTCTACGTCTCATTGGTTGCTGGTGTAATCGTGATGTTTGTTGGACTGAGAATACTAGGTGAAAAGGTAGACTTTGAAGAAGTTGAAGAGGCCTCCTCTTAA
- a CDS encoding GNAT family N-acetyltransferase: MDIITKDDNTQKVFLSENALDVLEILEAHYPYILDSIKSEGFILKYNECNLFKELVHDKKVVGFCSYDFSREFITAALNNIYVLPEYRGNKLLLSELKKTMEEHNKPSIMEPTRFVVELLIKYGFALKVNDDIVASAIEFVIPGSHVMSNAAYDNEELSTHFYDLSICSSIHILDWKNKSIAYSAPLNDDILRFDGIKHVDDAYVDSLIDFYMKNDVKLMETILKLEENLAIKNYTLEEIIGDDDNFSIYIESMIDDAHVTREKALKIKQQIKEEYEAGMILNESLMIRLEYLFNENPVPTITSHIEVCPYCSMPVDDHDRFCHFCGINLEFDLERTEENLFEYVNTHESDFKEDIRFVAYKFLRLVESKIELEYSIFTIEHTYNIRWEKLNSFLRDNNYFNDNKITSEGYVFLNNHPLHFWEKYGMDIVNYNDFEKYFYENADSNPHEICLKYLKQFGDDEDFVEIITKINKDCLKN; the protein is encoded by the coding sequence ATGGACATCATAACTAAAGATGACAATACTCAAAAGGTATTTTTAAGTGAAAATGCACTTGATGTTTTGGAAATTCTTGAAGCGCACTATCCATATATTCTGGATTCCATCAAATCCGAAGGTTTCATATTGAAATACAATGAATGCAATCTGTTCAAGGAACTTGTCCATGACAAAAAGGTGGTGGGCTTCTGTTCATACGACTTTTCAAGGGAATTCATCACCGCCGCACTGAACAATATTTATGTACTTCCGGAATACAGGGGAAATAAGTTGCTCTTGTCCGAACTGAAAAAGACAATGGAGGAGCACAACAAGCCCAGCATAATGGAGCCGACCCGTTTTGTCGTTGAACTTTTAATCAAATATGGTTTTGCTTTGAAAGTCAATGACGACATTGTTGCAAGCGCCATTGAGTTTGTCATTCCAGGAAGCCATGTGATGTCCAATGCCGCTTATGACAATGAGGAGCTGTCAACCCATTTTTATGATTTGAGCATTTGCTCAAGCATTCATATTCTTGACTGGAAAAACAAATCCATAGCATATAGTGCCCCTTTGAATGACGACATCCTCCGCTTTGATGGGATTAAACATGTTGATGATGCATATGTGGATAGTCTCATAGATTTTTACATGAAAAATGACGTAAAGCTAATGGAAACCATTTTAAAACTTGAGGAAAACCTTGCCATTAAAAATTACACTCTTGAAGAGATAATAGGTGATGACGACAACTTCTCAATTTACATAGAAAGCATGATTGACGATGCCCACGTCACACGGGAAAAGGCCTTGAAAATCAAACAGCAGATAAAAGAGGAATACGAAGCGGGCATGATATTAAACGAGTCACTTATGATCCGGCTGGAATATCTTTTCAATGAAAATCCTGTACCTACAATAACATCACACATCGAGGTCTGTCCATATTGCAGCATGCCTGTTGATGACCATGACAGGTTCTGCCATTTCTGTGGTATCAATCTTGAATTCGACCTCGAAAGGACTGAGGAAAATCTCTTTGAATATGTCAACACTCATGAAAGTGATTTTAAGGAGGATATCCGTTTCGTCGCATACAAATTCTTAAGGTTGGTTGAATCAAAAATAGAACTTGAATATTCAATATTCACTATTGAACATACATATAACATCAGGTGGGAAAAATTGAATTCATTTTTAAGGGATAATAATTACTTTAATGACAATAAAATCACTTCTGAAGGTTATGTTTTCCTAAATAATCATCCTTTGCATTTTTGGGAGAAATATGGAATGGATATTGTTAACTATAATGATTTTGAAAAGTATTTTTATGAGAACGCTGACTCAAATCCTCATGAAATCTGTTTAAAATATTTAAAACAATTTGGTGATGATGAAGATTTTGTTGAAATTATAACTAAAATTAATAAGGATTGTTTAAAAAATTAA